One Paramisgurnus dabryanus chromosome 9, PD_genome_1.1, whole genome shotgun sequence genomic window, acaaagacttgttaatgtttaatgttcatttaactttgaagaaactgttgtcagtaaataacatacatttaaatttacagtaagttactggcatccagctgccagtaatactgtaatttctacggaatctttttacagtgaaggtatcttttacttaaattttagagtaactttattttcatttatcatAAACTCAGTTCAGTATTCTCATCTCATATCTGCCTTGTTTCTCCAAAcaagtatatacagtataaagtatgtttacatgacattttaatttattcaaaTATGCGCTATTATATACAAATAAGGTGTCCTTTTTGAAAGgctactgtcccagtgacagctagcgatctttttttaaatttctgacagtgtattggCTAACAGCACAGTCAATCAAACATGGATCAATCACAATGAGTTGAAATGACAAAAAGACACTTGAAGAAGTTCATAGGGAATGTTTAATGACAGATAATAGTGCTACACTCTGGGGTTACCGAACAGACTTATGAAATAGTCACATTTCTCTCCTGCACGTACACATGTTCACATGCACAGATACGGATCAGGATCTGAAAAGTCCAAGCACAGAATGATGGGATAGCTGAGTCAATACAAAGGCTAAAGGACAGAAGACCAAAACCCCAAAATTTATTCACAATCTTTCGCCTGCACGTCatgtctgtatttattttggCTTGCGCTCTGTTCAACAAAGGTCTGTGCCATTTGTCTGATAAGCTGTCAAAGCTTTTGAGATATTACCTTTTAAATAGATTAACTTCTCGAATCTTCGTCGTTTCTTGTAGAAGAAAGCTAAGCTTGCATTACTAGGCCACTCTTAAAAGACAGGTAGGTGATTTTCATACAGTGCATGTAATTTAAAACGTTCCCGTAGTTGCTCACAAAGGGCCAGGTTAACAGGACACCTTAAGGGATTTTCCTCAAACAATAACCCGGCAATACAAACCAGGATGCGATTTTAAATTGTGTCTGGTTGCCCATTCCTACAGGTTGAATTGCAATCACATGATCAAGTTATCATGACAACCGATCTTtcccacaaaataaaaaacacacaaaagttTGACAAAAGCCCTCAGATCAAGTCCCAGAAGCCTGAGGAACCGTAAACTGGACGCTCGGTTAAAGTACACCCTCATCCAGGAGTTTGTTTATCCCGTCGCAGATCTTCCTCAGGTTGAGTCTGTACTCTTCAGACGGGCCATACAGCTCAGTGAGGAAATCCACATCTGCAAAGTGGTTGAAAACGTGGTCGATTCGACCGTGGGAGCGTGCCGTCAAGTGGTGCTCCACCAGCTCGTGAAGATGGTCTCTACACTCCATCAGCAACTCGGAAAGAATGCCACGGTCAAACGTGTACTCCACCTCATGAAAGCTCACCACCGTCATGGCCGCCTGgttcatcttttttttaaagcgcTCCACGGTCTCCATCTCCTCGGGGCTGAACTGATGATTCCTGTAGAGAATGCCGATCTTTAACGCGATCTTGATGACGTCTTTGATTATCTTGTGGGCTTCCTTTTTGCTCTTGGTGTACTCGCGACTGGCCTTGTAGAGTTCGTCCAGAATCTCGCTGCTGGTGTCGTCCGTGAGGAGGTTCGCCACGGCCATGGTGGCCATTTTACTTAAGATCTTCTTTTGGGCCTGAAGGGCTAAACTCTTGGCGTTGAAACTCTCTTGACCTTTAAAGAGAAATATGGAGAGAGAAGAAAGCAGAGttaataagtttgttttttatataaattcatATGAAAGTCATCAACTTTCCAAGAAAACCTTTCTCTGTAAGTAGGCTGCAGCGTTTCAAAATTGTGCCATTTGTGTCAAGGACGTATAAACAACATATTGATCAAAAGGAATACGGCACTGAAAGGCTTGAAACTTTTCAAACATGTAGAGCTCAAAGCGTCAATACTTGAAAAATTTAATGTTGTTATATAATCCATTAGACTGTCCAACATATAATATATGAGATATTCAAAAATCCCATTGcattccttccttcctttcctTACACATTTCACGAGTTTGCATTAACTTGTAATCAATAAGGAAtgaaataaagcatatttggggAGGATCCTGAGGGGAAACGTGTTATTAACCATCTGAATCCTTTAAAAAagccaagtaaataaaataagttatgaGAATCTTGGAAAAACAGGCAGGATTCTCAAACACTGGGAGTGTGTCTGCTGTCGGCACTGAAACCACTGCCGTATCTCTCAACTTTAAAACTGCTACAACCTAAATGCATTTTGAGGTCACATTTTAAgcagccttcgaattgggacggCCTAACTGACCTTCAGTCGTGCTACCTGTGACGCAATCAGTCTCAACCTTCGAACTGGAACACAGCTTGTGTGTCACTCATAACAAACTAACATTTTCCTTTACTCATTACCAAACAGACTCAAAAGTATGATGCTAGCCTTGTTCATAGTAGAGGTGCAGAGCATCACGTGTTTGCAAATGTGAATTTTTGTTATGCA contains:
- the tnfaip8l3 gene encoding tumor necrosis factor alpha-induced protein 8-like protein 3, giving the protein MDSDSGDQSEGELSPGQESFNAKSLALQAQKKILSKMATMAVANLLTDDTSSEILDELYKASREYTKSKKEAHKIIKDVIKIALKIGILYRNHQFSPEEMETVERFKKKMNQAAMTVVSFHEVEYTFDRGILSELLMECRDHLHELVEHHLTARSHGRIDHVFNHFADVDFLTELYGPSEEYRLNLRKICDGINKLLDEGVL